From the genome of Gemmatimonadaceae bacterium:
TGTCCCGGGGGACGATCTGCCAGGAGAGACCGTACCGATCCTTGAGCCAGCCGCACTGCTGCGCCTTCGGGTCGCCGCCCTTGGACAACTCGGCCCAGTAGTAGTCGATCTCCTCCTGCGAATCGCAGCTGACGATGAGCGAGACGGCTTCATTGAACGTGAACACGGGCCCGCCGTTGAGCGCCATGAACGACTGGCCATCGAGCTCGAATGAGACGGTGAGGACCGAGCCCGCGGGCCGGCCGTGCACCTCCTTGCCTGCCTCGCCGTAGTGGGTGATCATCGTGATCTTCGAATTCTTGAACACGCGCACGTAGAACCGCGCGGCCTCTTCTGCCTGGTCCGCGAACCACAGGCACGGGCTTATTCTTTGAGTCGTGATCATTGTGCCTCCGCCGCCAGACGGCCTGGAAGGGTGACTTCGGTTTGCAACGACAATGTGCCAAAACTAGTCGCTCCGGCCGGGCAAGCAGGCGGACGCGCTGGCCGCGGAATTGCTTGATCCGGGCCCGGCGCGTCGCGATGACGCGCGCGGAGCGCTGACATCGACATGGAAATCATCTCGACCGTGCGTCGTCTGAGCGACGTCGTGCTCGCCGCCAGGGCGTGGCATCCGGCGACGCTGGCGGCGCTTAGCGGCGGCGCCATGCACCGCGCCCGCAACGAGGAGCAGCGCCTAACGGATCGCGAGCACCTCGAGCAGGCCGCGGGCTGGCTGGCCCGCGCGCAGGACGCGCAGTCCGATGGCGGCGTGTCGGGCCGATATCATCTGGGACGGGGCTGGTCGTCATCGTATCCCGAGACGACCGGCTACATCGTGCCCACGTTCTTGGCGCTCGAAGCCGAGGCGCGGCTGGCCGGATTTCACGCGCGGGCGCAGCGATGCATCGAGTTTCTGTTAGGCGTGCAGCTCGAGTGCGGCGGTTTCCCGGGCATGGAGATCGCCCAGAATCGGGACACGCCATCCATCTTCAACTCGGCCCAGATCCTCAACGGCCTCACGTCGTGGCATCGCGCGACCGGCGATGAAACGGTCCTCCGCGCCGCGACGCGCGCCGCCGACTGGTTGGTCGCGGAGCAGGATCCGGACGGCGCATGGCGACGCCATCTCTACGGCTCCGGCCGCACGTATACCTACATGGCGCACGCGGGCTGCTGGGTGGCCGAGTTCGGCGCGCACACGGGTGACCAGCGGTATCTCGAGGCGGCGCGGCGCCACCTCCAGTGGGTGCTGTCGCACGTCGACGACTCCACGGGTTGGATCGACGACTGCGGCTTCGACGATGGATCCGGCGAGCGCGCTGC
Proteins encoded in this window:
- a CDS encoding VOC family protein, with amino-acid sequence MITTQRISPCLWFADQAEEAARFYVRVFKNSKITMITHYGEAGKEVHGRPAGSVLTVSFELDGQSFMALNGGPVFTFNEAVSLIVSCDSQEEIDYYWAELSKGGDPKAQQCGWLKDRYGLSWQIVPRDIAAYYRDEKSAGAARAMNAMLGMKKIDMAAMQRAYEGKS